From Methanobrevibacter ruminantium:
AAAAAATATGTCAATAATGGTTTTTAAAAAATAATTAAATTCTTAATTATTATCTTACAAACAATACAAACAAATTTCTTTTTAATATAATCTAATCATTAAAAATTAAAATTTGGGCTTTATTTGACTAAAGCATCAGTATTTCTTTTTTAATGTTGATTAAAATTAACTGGTTAATCTTATATAAATCTTTTCATTTTAAATCCAAATTTTAAAGGACATAGATTCATTTAAATCAAATAAAAAAGTAGGATATTTGTTAAAAATAAAATCACCCATTGAAAAATATTTCATTAATGTAAATAATACAAAAATTCAAGTTAAACAAAAAATAAATGATTTTTAACAATTAAAGATAAAAAAGATAGAATATTGGTTTATTAGATAAAATAAGGCCAAAATATAATTATTTTAATCAAAAATAAATAAATTACAAGTTTTAAATAAAAATATGCATAAATCATACCCATTTAATTAAAAAAAGCAAGATTTATAGTTTTTTATATATTCATTAAAAAACTCATAATTCAGCAGGGCAAGTTTCAAAAACTAATGGGAAACTAGAATTATTTAAAATTAATATTAGCACTCTAGAAATAAAATAAAGAAGAATTAATGAGTTTTATTAGAAAATAAGCATATTGAGGAAGCAAAAAAAATACTATGTAAATTTTGTAAAAATCAAGAAATATGCAAGAATGAATTAAATAAAAAAATAATGAACAGATAAGAAAAAAGAAAAAAGAAAAAATCCATATGAAAATCTCATAAATGATGCAAAAATTAAAGCAAACTGTCAAAGTTTTCTTGAACGTTCTTATAGAACTTAGCCAATTCCAACCCATTTACAAATATATGGCTAACTGTTATGGATACAGTCATCTCATAATTCTCATTGACCTTCCCCCAAGTGATTAAAGGTTGGATTGCATTTCCCGCAGCAGTTGCATTGGTGATTGAATCGAAATCAACCCAAGGGATGCATGAAAAATTAGCAATGTTTATCTTATCCCTTTCCCTTGTATCCACATCAAATGCCTTATCAACTCCTTCCAAAACATTAAGCTGATAATCCACAACATAATCATGCCATTTTAGAATGTTATAGAATCTTTGAGGACATTCTATCCTTATTTCCTTAAAGACTGTCTCCTCTTTATCCATTATTGGGCAAACTGCATCCAAGGATTCGAATTCAATGACCTTGCCATCAATGATCCTTCTTCTCATTTGAGGAATATCATTCAATGCATTCATCAATGCTCCAAGTGACATGACAAAAAAGGACAAATCCTGCTCCTTTGATTTAATCCACAAGTTTTCAACATCAATCCTTGCAGACATGGAATATCTTGATGACAAGAAGTTTATGAATGGGTTGTTCTCCAAATCAAAATCTATTTCCTTCATTTAAAACTCCATTAAATGCAATCAATGAACAACTAAGACAGAACATTTTGCAGACTTGACAACCTTTTCAGCTACACTTCCCATCAAGAACTTGTCGATTCCAGTCTTGCCGGAACTTCCAATAACAACAAGGTCTATGTCTTCCTCTTCAATTGTTTCGAGAATTACCCTTGCAGGAGAACCCTCCTTAACCATTGTAGTGATTTTCACATCCATTCCACATTCATCTCTAAGCCTTTCAACTTTCTTAAGGTTCTTTTCATTCTCGTCCTTAAGCAATCTGTTCACTTCAGAAATGGTTTCTGAATCTGGAAGACCTATTGAAAAAGAGTTTTCAATAACACTTAAAGCGATTATTTCAGCATTGTTTGTAGCTGCAATTGATAATGCATGTTTTTCAGAAATGTCTGAATATTTTGAACCATCTGTTGGCAATAAAATCTTTTTATATAACTGTTCACCCATTTTAATCACTTAAAAATAATTAATAAACTTAAATTTAGCTAATAACTAAACTTTTATTCTTAATTGATTTAATTTATATAATGCAATGATAATATATTTTTTGGAAAAATTTAAAATAGTTGTTGATGGAAAGGATTGAAAAGAATTATAAAAAATTATCATTTTCCATGAGGGATTATTTACTCTTAAATAAAAAACAATTAACCCATTTAACTTTAAATTAAAAAATAACAACAATAAATTTATATTTAAAATAATAAACTGTAAATCATGACTAAATTTATTGAAGCAAATGGAATTAAACTTGCATATGATGAATCAGGTTATGAAGATGGCAAAGAGATTATTCTTGTTCATGGACTCTCTTCATCCAAGGAAACAATGTTTCTTATGATAAATGGTCTTACTGACAAATATAAAGTATATACAATTGATTGCAGAGGCCATGGAGAAAGCGATAGAATGGGAGACTATACACTTGAAGACCTTGCAAATGACCTTGTAGCCTTTACAAATGAGCTTGGATTAGAAAAGCCAATTGCCATAGGATATTCCATGGGTTCCTTTATTGTGCTTAGAGCGAGCCAAATTTCAGATGCCTTTGAAAAGATCATCCTTATCGGAACAAAAGGGGACAGCTCAGATCCAGCAATAACAAATCTTCTTAAAGAGAATGGATTGACTGTTGAAAACGTTACAAAAGAGGAATACGGCAAAATCATGAGGGCAAACATATTTGCACCTACAACAAAGATTCCTGAAAACATGAAAACAATGAGGCCTCAAGGAAAGGAACTTAGCGTAGAGGACAGAGTTGCTGAAACAAAGGCAATTGCAGATTTTGACAACCTAAAGGAAATCGATAATGTGAATGCAGAAGCATTGGTGATATCTGCAGAATACGATAAGATAGTTCCCCCTGAAAGAGGCCGTGAAGTGGCAGATGCACTAAATTGCAGATTTGAATTATTAAAAGATGCTGGACATATGATGATGGTGGAAAAACCTAAAGAAATAGAAGATTTGATAAAGGATTTCATAGGATAAAAAATAAAAAAAAATAGAAAATCAAAAATAGAAATGATAATTCAAGATGAAATTATCTTGAAAAACATTATTTAAAAAATATTAATGATATCATCCACTTCAGTTCTATTTATTAAACTTAGATATGGATTGTTTGACTTTTGATTTATAATCATTAATTCAGCATTTTGTCCTTCTTCAATGCATGATTTATTGATTTTACCACTGATTGAATCTGTTATACATACATTGGTTGTTGCCATTTTCAATACTTCAACAGGCGCTATGTAATTCTTAGAGAAACCCTTCATTATCTTTAATGTAAATTCCATTTCCCTAAATAGATTAGGCCTATTTATCATTATATTGTCACTTCCAATCAATGGCTTAACTCCAGTTTTCAAAACTTCAAAAAGTGGAATGATTCCAACACTCAATGCACCATTTGACCTTGGACATATAGTGAGAGAGCTATTTGATTTGGAAAGAAGATCAATGTCATTATTTTTTGGATTGGTCATATGGACAACCTGATTGAATCCCGCTTCAAATGCTCTTTGCGGTTCAGTTTTACTTGTCTTTTCCAAAGATACAAATTGGTTATTTTCATTTTCAGCTACATGAATTGAAGATATCTTTCCTGCTGCTTCACATTTTTCACAGATTATTTCAGCAACTGTTGTATCAATTTCACCAAACCCACTTAATCCAATCCCATCTGCATGCTTCAGAAGCTTTCTGATAGCCACTTTCACCTGATGGTAATCAGGATCTTCACCATAAAAGGAGCTATCTCTTCCAAGAATGATTGGAGTTATTGGGATGTCCTTGGATGCCTCCTTGATAAGCTTGACACCTTCAAGACCACCTTCACGATAGTCTATGAAATGGCTGATTCCAAGATTGTACATATCCCACATTGATTCTCTCATTGCTTCAATGAGCTCATCATCACTTGCAGATTCCAATGCAAGATGTTTTATTCCATGAGGAGGCTTTACAAC
This genomic window contains:
- a CDS encoding CatA-like O-acetyltransferase, with amino-acid sequence MKEIDFDLENNPFINFLSSRYSMSARIDVENLWIKSKEQDLSFFVMSLGALMNALNDIPQMRRRIIDGKVIEFESLDAVCPIMDKEETVFKEIRIECPQRFYNILKWHDYVVDYQLNVLEGVDKAFDVDTRERDKINIANFSCIPWVDFDSITNATAAGNAIQPLITWGKVNENYEMTVSITVSHIFVNGLELAKFYKNVQENFDSLL
- a CDS encoding alpha/beta fold hydrolase yields the protein MTKFIEANGIKLAYDESGYEDGKEIILVHGLSSSKETMFLMINGLTDKYKVYTIDCRGHGESDRMGDYTLEDLANDLVAFTNELGLEKPIAIGYSMGSFIVLRASQISDAFEKIILIGTKGDSSDPAITNLLKENGLTVENVTKEEYGKIMRANIFAPTTKIPENMKTMRPQGKELSVEDRVAETKAIADFDNLKEIDNVNAEALVISAEYDKIVPPERGREVADALNCRFELLKDAGHMMMVEKPKEIEDLIKDFIG
- a CDS encoding amidohydrolase family protein, which codes for MKTIANGLILKGTDLSPVKENIVIDDENNIIEISKDAEEGEIIDSSNKIVCPSFINAHTHIGDSIIKDEGDGLSLDEVVKPPHGIKHLALESASDDELIEAMRESMWDMYNLGISHFIDYREGGLEGVKLIKEASKDIPITPIILGRDSSFYGEDPDYHQVKVAIRKLLKHADGIGLSGFGEIDTTVAEIICEKCEAAGKISSIHVAENENNQFVSLEKTSKTEPQRAFEAGFNQVVHMTNPKNNDIDLLSKSNSSLTICPRSNGALSVGIIPLFEVLKTGVKPLIGSDNIMINRPNLFREMEFTLKIMKGFSKNYIAPVEVLKMATTNVCITDSISGKINKSCIEEGQNAELMIINQKSNNPYLSLINRTEVDDIINIF
- a CDS encoding universal stress protein, whose translation is MGEQLYKKILLPTDGSKYSDISEKHALSIAATNNAEIIALSVIENSFSIGLPDSETISEVNRLLKDENEKNLKKVERLRDECGMDVKITTMVKEGSPARVILETIEEEDIDLVVIGSSGKTGIDKFLMGSVAEKVVKSAKCSVLVVH